A single region of the Gossypium arboreum isolate Shixiya-1 chromosome 12, ASM2569848v2, whole genome shotgun sequence genome encodes:
- the LOC108473316 gene encoding uncharacterized protein LOC108473316 — MDRSAGSEGPAILKLHKWGPSGLPLNLSEYREAFISPTRELLLLLSYQCQALLLPLTTGGSVDTDVSESCHDKSSQNLGLLASRSNLKEDIPSTSGSASDCDDVISLKHGFSRSNGYPFLCDVNSLAWGMCGDTYNQHKDGSFRELLFVSGNQGVMVHAFSHPDNSSEPAAMLEGEFREGKWVEWGPSSSSLPFKHIEAEKPVDLSFEGTQNTINKNIANGNLGVPDKISKKVGVDVLSETSSSKRWLRSFFTKAGTVEYEGSIWTRFPQKSSFPSSAKVVSFGIFTSNFPVLRFLCKENSSSSGESCQETIRNLENGSHENVELGTSDVGSNTSYKCTRVFSSNSHQLIGFFLTLMNSASASTSDGSERRTKNMIVIGRLDIWGIQWVSLVKLQQNVNTCPLNDWKDFHFSDDVLICLNASGLVFFYDAISGEHVAHLDILQTCRLSCSANLREPERSSLDDDMQSKSNYQHGDLFGRRTFKRLLLASYTSHLAVVDENDIVYVIYGDDHLPDKYHAIEKLLPHYQHLGLGMLVGWDVGNSDISHQRIYISSSNSCNLNSSSKKNEIVSFCDNTGNNILQKIHSWNRYGNGCLSDSVLNGFSAASKVTDEKVHDSKIQFHLMRKIFLPTDRYSDDDCICFSPFGITRLIRRHNFKESKNSKIVHFDLHTDSVVQDDRFLNLGSKKFSLKGREELSIGEAIGCTFQGCFYLVTDGGLSVVLPSVSVSSNLLLIETVGYQQPNIGTGIGCQAKNILGLEEPKMFWSPWKVEILDRILLYEGPEEADRLCLENGWDLRFSRMRRLQVALDYLKFDEAKQSLEMLVGVNLAEEGVLRLLFAAVYLMFGKNGNDNEVSAASRLLKLATWFATKMIREYGLLQLKRDAFMFHGLDRPGVLALPSVLPDKTQNEVGTSMKLREMAHFLEVIRNLQYQLRAKLKKPGQALVDRKESLTIVDPSSLQDEFQFSTPSVDSLETLNQHELQIPALAFLPNNNEKLALVPNNSISTESYLNSEDPGEATALIRHGVGSGKILPTENPKEMIARWKIDNLDLKTVVKDALLSGRLPLAVLQLHLHRSSEFTSDEEPHDTFNEVSDIGRDIAYDLFLKGETELAIATLQRLGEDVEICLKQLLFGTVRKTLRVQIAEEMRRYGYLGSVEWKLLERISLIERLYPSCSFWKTFHDRLKGCMRVTSTLNSPEGVHLRLLDFFNNLKIECGEIDGVVLGAWANVNENSSDTVPDQDDVHAGYWAAAAVWSKVWDQRTIDRIVLDQPFVMGVHVSWESQLEYHAYHNDWEEVFKLLDFIPTSMLSNGSLQIALDGFQPASAIECSRFPDFGNYICSVEELDAVCMDIPDIKIFRSSSVFMCSTWLRMLIEQELVKKLIFLKEYWEGTAELASLLARSGFITERDKISFEDNSILRSPDLDFSSRNGNFRLDTVQALDKLLIRYCAQNNLPNLLGLYLDCHKLVFNDESLFSLQEAAGDCHWARWLLLSRFNGHEYDASFENTRSIMSHNLIHGGNLHGHEVDEVIHTIDDIAEGGGEMAALATLMYASAPIQNCLTSGSVNRHNSSTAQCTLENLRPTLQHYPTLWHTLVSGCFGQDTTFGFFQTGAKNALADYLNWRDNIFFSTGRDTSLLQMLPCWFPKAVRRLVQLYVQGPLGWQSLSGLPTGESLLDRDIDFYINADEQAEINAISWEATIQKHVEEELYHSSLKETGLGLEHHLHRGRALAAFNHLLISRVEKLKIEGRTNASGQTNVQSDVQTLLAPISEKEECLLSSIMPFAITHFEDNVLVASCAFLLELCGLSASMLRVDVASLRRISFFYKSIQNKDNSRQLSSKGSAFQAATHDDSIMESLARALADECMHGDNSRNSKQRDSLISVYGKQPSRALMLVLQHLEKASLPQLVEGKTCGSWLLTGNGDGTELRSQQKAASQYWSLVTVFCQIHQLPLSTKYLAVLARDNDWVGFLCEAQIGGYSFDTVFQVASKEFSDPRLKIHILTVLKSMQSKKKASSQSYLDKKSESPFLEENVYMPVELFRVLADCEKQKNPGEALLLKAKDFSWSILAMIASCFPDVSPLSCLTVWLEITAARETKSIKVNDIATQMAGNVAAAVEATNSLPDGSRSLSFHYNRWNPKRRRLLDTSCRAPLSEASDSSTRIFSAEGSTAGEEKKVELSEQINVSSDFNEGPASLAKMVAVLCEQRLFLPLLRAFELFLPSCSFLPFIRALQAFSQMRLSEASAHLGSFSARIKEEPSHLQTNIGRDGQIGMSWISSTAIKAADATLSTCPSPYEKRCLLQLLAAADFGDGGFAAACYRRLYWKINLAEPSLRKNDGLHLGNETLDDASLLTALEENMQWEQARNWARQLEASGGPWKSIFHQVTETQAESMVDEWKEFLWDVPEERVALWGHCQTLFIRYSYPALQAGLFFLKHAEAVEKDLPARELHEMLLLSLQWLSGMIAQSNLVYPLHLLREIETRVWLLAVESEAQVKSEGEINLAGSSQNHLPGNISNIIDRTASIITKMDNHINSMKNRTVEKYDARDPLHRNHALDSSSSAVAIGSSKTKRRAKGYVPSRRPLVDLVDKSPEPEDGSNPPNLRNDVQLQDENLKIEISFSKWEERVGPRELERAVLSLLEFGQISAAKQLQQKLSPGQMPSEFILVDTALKLAAMSTPTSEIPIAILDEELLSVIQSYTPIDQHLIYPLQVLENLATVFTEGSGRGLCKRIIAVVKAANVLGLSFPEAFGKQPIELLQLLSLKAQESFEEAHLLVQTHVMPAASIAQILAESFLKGLLAAHRGGYMDSQKEEGPAPLLWRFSDFLKWAELCPSEPEIGHALMRLVITGQEIPLACEVELLILSHHFYKSSACLDGVDVLVALAATRVEAYVSEGDFACLARLITGVGNFHALNFILGILIENGQLDLLLQKYSTAADTNTGTAEAVRGFRMAVLTSLKHFNPYDLDAFAMVYNHFDMKHETASLLESRAEQASLQWFECYDRDQNEDLLESMRYFIEAAEVHSSIDAGNKTRRACAQASLVSLQIRIPDSKWLNLSETNARRALVEQSRFQEALIVAEAYGLNQPTEWALVLWNQMLNPELTEEFVAEFVAVLPLQPSMLSELARFYRAEVAARGDQSQFSVWLTGGGLPAEWAKYLGRSFRCLLKRTRDLRLRLQLATSATGFADVVDACMKALDRVPDTAAPLVLRKGHGGAYLPLM; from the exons ATGGATCGTTCTGCCGGTAGTGAGGGTCCTGCTATACTGAAATTACATAAATGGGGTCCCTCCGGGTTGCCACTCAATCTGTCAGAATATCGTGAAGCTTTTATATCTCCGACAAGGGAGTTACTGTTATTGCTTTCATACCAGTGCCAAGCTTTGCTACTTCCTCTGACTACAG GGGGTTCTGTGGATACTGATGTTTCTGAAAGTTGTCATGACAAGAgttctcaaaatttaggtttaTTAGCTTCTAGGTCCAATTTAAAGGAGGATATTCCGTCCACTTCTGGGTCTGCATCAGATTGTGATGATGTTATTTCCCTGAAACATGGATTCTCAAGGTCTAATGGTTACCCTTTTCTTTGTGATGTGAACTCATTGGCTTGGGGGATGTGTGGGGATACCTATAATCAGCACAAAGATGGTTCATTTAGAGAACTTCTTTTTGTGTCTGGCAATCAAGGTGTGATGGTGCATGCCTTTTCTCATCCTGATAATAGCAGTGAGCCTGCAGCAATGTTAGAGGGTGAGTTTAGGGAAGGGAAATGGGTTGAGTGGGGGCCTTCGTCTTCGTCCTTGCCATTTAAGCATATTGAGGCAGAGAAGCCAGTTGATTTGTCTTTTGAAGGGACTCAGAATACTATCAATAAAAACATTGCAAATGGAAATTTAGGAGTTCCAGACAAGATAAGTAAGAAAGTTGGGGTTGATGTATTGTCAGAAACTTCCAGTTCAAAGAGGTGGTTGCGATCATTTTTCACTAAAGCTGGAACTGTTGAGTATGAGGGTAGCATTTGGACGAGGTTTCCTCAGAAATCGTCATTTCCTTCCTCTGCGAAAGTTGTTTCTTTCGGCATTTTTACTAGTAATTTCCCAGTTCTGAGATTCCTTTGTAAAGAGAACTCTTCATCAAGTGGGGAGAGCTGCCAAGAGACTATTAGAAATCTGGAAAATGGTTCCCATGAAAATGTTGAGTTGGGTACATCTGATGTTGGTTCCAACACTTCATATAAATGCACCAGAGTGTTCTCTAGCAATTCACATCAGTTAATTGGATTCTTTTTAACACTAATGAACTCTGCATCTGCTAGTACTAGTGATGGAAGTGAGAGAAGGACTAAGAATATGATTGTCATTGGCAGGTTGGATATTTGGGGAATTCAGTGGGTTTCTTTAGTGAAGCTTCAGCAAAATGTGAATACATGTCCACTGAATGATTGGAAAGACTTCCACTTTTCTGATGATGTTCTTATTTGCCTCAATGCTTCTGGCTTAGTGTTCTTTTATGATGCAATTTCTGGTGAGCATGTTGCACATCTTGATATTTTACAGACTTGCAGGTTAAGCTGTTCTGCAAATTTGCGTGAACCAGAAAGGTCATCTTTAGATGATGATATGCAAAGCAAGTCAAATTATCAGCATGGTGATTTATTTGGTAGAAGAACATTTAAGAGGCTACTTCTCGCGTCATATACATCTCATTTGGCTGTGGTTGATGAAaatgatatagtctatgtgattTATGGTGATGACCATCTACCGGACAAGTATCATGCGATTGAAAAATTGCTTCCACATTATCAACATTTAGGACTTGGGATGTTAGTTGGTTGGGATGTAGGGAATTCTGATATTAGCCATCAAAGGATATATATTAGTTCTTCAAATTCTTGTAATTTAAATAGCTCTTCCAAAAAGAATGAAATTGTTTCTTTTTGTGATAATACTGGAAACAATATTCTTCAGAAAATCCATAGCTGGAACCGTTACGGAAATGGGTGCCTTTCTGATTCAGTTTTGAATGGCTTTTCTGCTGCTTCAAAAGTAACAGATGAGAAAGTTCATGATTCAAAAATACAGTTCCACCTTATGCGAAAGATTTTTCTTCCCACAGATAGATATAGTGATGATGACTGTATTTGTTTTTCTCCTTTCGGGATTACTCGGCTCATTAGAAGGCATAATTTCAAGGAGAGCAAGAATTCTAAAATTGTTCATTTTGATTTGCATACAGACTCAGTAGTCCAAGATGATAGATTCTTGAATTTGGGAAGCAAAAAGTTTTCTCTCAAAGGGAGAGAAGAACTTTCTATTGGAGAAGCTATTGGTTGTACTTTCCAGGGTTGTTTTTATTTGGTGACTGATGGTGGTCTCTCGGTGGTTCTCCCTTCTGTTTCAGTTTCATCAAATCTCCTTCTCATTGAAACCGTTGGTTATCAGCAACCAAATATTGGTACTGGCATTGGATGTCAAGCAAAAAATATTCTGGGACTGGAAGAGCCAAAAATGTTCTGGTCACCTTGGAAAGTTGAAATTTTGGATAGAATCCTTCTGTACGAAGGTCCTGAAGAGGCAGATCGTTTATGCTTGGAAAAtg GATGGGATCTGAGGTTTTCACGGATGCGTCGGCTACAAGTTGCATTGGACTACTTGAAATTTGATGAAGCAAAGCA ATCTTTGGAGATGCTTGTGGGTGTCAACCTGGCAGAAGAAGGGGTTTTGAGATTACTTTTTGCTGCAGTTTATCTTATGTTTGGGAAAAATGGGAATGATAATGAGGTTTCTGCTGCATCAAG GCTACTAAAATTAGCTACCTGGTTTGCTACCAAAATGATACGTGAATATGGATTACTCCAGCTTAAAAGGGATGCATTCATGTTTCATGGCTTAGATAGGCCAGGTGTCCTTGCTCTTCCTTCAGTATTACCTGACAAAACACAAAATGAAGTAGGAACTTCCATGAAACTTCGGGAGATGGCTCATTTTTTGGAGGTTATTCGTAATCTGCAATATCAACTTAGAGCAAAGCTTAAAAAGCCAGGACAAGCATTG GTGGACCGGAAGGAATCATTAACTATCGTAGATCCAAGTTCCTTGCAGGATGAATTTCAGTTTTCAACACCTTCAGTGGATTCACTGGAGACACTGAATCAACATGAGCTTCAAATTCCTGCATTAGCTTTCCTACCCAACAATAATGAGAAACTTGCTTTGGTGCCCAACAATTCCATAAGCACTGAGTCTTATTTGAACTCGGAGGATCCAGGTGAAGCAACTGCCCTAATTCGACATGGAGTGGGCTCAGGGAAAATTCTTCCAACTGAAAATCCAAAAGAGATGATTGCACGTTGGAAAATAGATAATCTGGATTTGAAAACTGTGGTAAAAGATGCGTTACTCTCTGGACGCCTCCCTTTAGCTGTTCTCCAATTGCATCTTCATCGTTCAAGTGAATTCACCTCTGATGAAGAGCCTCATGATACCTTCAATGAAGTTAGTGACATTGGAAGAGATATTGCTTATGACCTATTTTTGAAG GGTGAAACTGAACTTGCTATAGCTACATTACAAAGGCTCGGAGAGGATGTTGAAATCTGCCTTAAGCAGTTGTTATTTGGCACAGTAAGGAAAACTCTACGTGTACAAATTGCTGAGGAGATGAGGAGATATGGTTACCTGGGATCAGTTGAGTGGAAATTATTGGAGAGAATATCACTTATTGAG CGACTTTATCCTAGCTGTAGTTTCTGGAAAACGTTTCATGACCGCCTGAAAGGGTGCATGCGTGTCACATCAACTTTAAACTCACCAGAAGGGGTTCATTTGCGCCTCTTGGACTTTTTCAACAATTTAAAAATTGAATGCGGTGAGATTGATGGAGTCGTTTTAGGCGCATGGGCAAATGTTAATGAAAATTCATCTGACACTGTGCCTGATCAAGATGATGTTCATGCTGGATACTGGGCTGCTGCTGCTGTGTGGTCCAAAGTCTGGGATCAGAGAACCATTGATCGT ATAGTATTGGATCAGCCTTTCGTAATGGGTGTTCATGTATCATGGGAGTCACAATTGGAATACCATGCATATCATAATGACTGGGAGGAAGTGTTCAAACTCTTGGATTTTATTCCTACATCCATGTTATCAAATGGAAGCCTCCAAATAGCTTTGGATGGTTTCCAGCCTGCCTCAGCCATTGAATGCAGCCGATTTCCTGACTTTGGCAATTATATTTGCTCTGTCGAAGAACTGGATGCTGTATGCATGGATATTCCAGATATTAAGATTTTTAGGTCGTCTTCCGTTTTTATGTGTTCTACGTGGTTAAGGATGCTGATAGAACAGGAGCTTGTGAAGAAACTTATATTTTTGAAAGAATATTGGGAGGGCACTGCAGAGCTAGCATCTCTTCTTGCACGATCAGGCTTCATTACTGAGAGAGATAAGATTTCATTTGAAGATAATTCCATATTGAGATCCCCAGATCTAGATTTCTCAAGCAGGAATGGAAATTTTCGCTTAGATACTGTGCAAGCTCTTGATAAATTACTTATTCGTTATTGCGCACAAAATAACTTGCCAAATCTTCTGGGCCTTTACCTTGATTGTCACAAGTTGGTTTTCAATGACGAGTCACTTTTTTCATTACAGGAAGCTGCA GGAGATTGTCATTGGGCAAGATGGTTGCTCTTATCAAGGTTTAATGGCCATGAATATGATGCATCTTTTGAAAATACTCGTTCAATAATGTCTCATAATTTAATTCATGGTGGCAACCTCCATGGTCATGAAGTAGATGAAGTAATTCATACTATCGATGATATTGCGGAAGGAGGTGGAGAGATGGCAGCATTAGCAACTCTAATGTATGCTTCAGCTCCAATACAAAATTGCTTAACTAGTGGGAGTGTTAACAGGCATAACAGCTCCACAGCGCAGTGCACATTAGAAAATCTGAGACCTACATTGCAGCACTATCCTACATTGTGGCATACACTTGTATCTGGATGTTTTGGACAAGATACAACTTTTGGTTTCTTCCAGACTGGAGCTAAAAATG CTTTAGCAGATTACCTGAATTGGCGTGACAACATCTTCTTCTCTACTGGACGCGATACTTCGTTACTACAGATGCTACCTTGTTGGTTCCCTAAGGCTGTGCGGCGGTTGGTCCAGCTTTATGTGCAG GGTCCTCTTGGATGGCAATCGCTTTCAGGTTTGCCTACTGGAGAATCTTTGTTGGATAGAGACATCGATTTTTACATAAATGCTGATGAACAAGCTGAGATTAATGCTATCTCCTGGGAAGCAACTATACAAAAGCACGTTGAAGAGGAACTTTATCACTCTTCACTCAAG GAAACAGGACTTGGTCTTGAACATCATTTGCATCGTGGCCGTGCACTTGCAGCTTTTAACCATCTTCTTATTTCAAGAGTTGAAAAGTTAAAAATAGAAGGGAGAACCAATGCTTCTGGACAAACAAATGTTCAATCAGATGTCCAAACACTTCTTGCACCTATATCTGAGAAGGAAGAGTGTCTTCTTTCATCT ATCATGCCCTTTGCTATTACCCATTTTGAAGACAACGTGTTGGTGGCATCATGTGCTTTTCTCTTAGAGCTTTGTGGCTTATCAGCCAGCATGCTGCGAGTAGATGTAGCTTCATTGAGACGGATATCTTTCTTTTACAAATCCATTCAAAATAAGGATAATTCTAGGCAACTTTCCTCCAAGGGTTCGGCTTTCCAAGCTGCAACACATGATGATAGTATTATGGAGTCTCTAGCTCGAGCACTGGCTGATGAATGTATGCATGGGGATAACTCTAGGAATTCTAAGCAAAGGGATTCTCTAATTTCAGTTTATGGTAAACAGCCTTCTCGAGCTCTTATGCTTGTTCTACAGCATTTAGAGAAGGCTAGTCTTCCACAGTTAGTGGAGGGAAAAACCTGTGGATCTTGGCTCTTAACTGGTAATGGTGACGGAACTGAATTGAGATCTCAACAAAAAGCTGCTAGTCAGTACTGGAGTTTAGTAACCGTCTTCTGTCAGATACATCAGCTGCCCTTGAGTACAAAATATCTTGCAGTATTAGCAAGAGACAATGATTGG GTTGGATTTTTGTGTGAAGCTCAGATTGGAGGATACTCATTTGACACAGTGTTCCAAGTT GCATCAAAGGAATTCAGCGATCCTCGTCTTAAAATTCATATACTAACAGTTTTGAAAAGCATGCAGTCAAAGAAAAAGGCTAGCTCCCAATCATACCTGGATAAGAAGAGTGAAAGTCCCTTTCTAGAGGAAAATGTATATATGCCCGTTGAGCTCTTCAGAGTTTTAGCAGATTGTGAGAAGCAGAAAAACCCTGGCGAGGCTTTATTGCTAAAAGCAAAAGATTTCTCGTGGTCTATTTTGGCCATGATTGCATCATGTTTTCCAGACGTGTCTCCACTGTCATGCTTAACCGTTTGGTTGGAAATAACTGCAGCCAG GGAAACTAAATCCATCAAGGTTAATGACATAGCTACCCAGATGGCAGGTAATGTTGCAGCAGCAGTGGAAGCTACCAATTCCTTGCCAGATGGCAGCAGATCACTGTCATTTCATTACAATAGGTGGAATCCAAAACGAAGGCGGCTTTTGGACACTTCATGCAGGGCTCCCTTGTCTGAGGCATCTGATAGTTCAACAAGAATATTTTCTGCTGAGGGCAGTACTGCTGGGGAAGAAAAAAAGGTTGAACTCAGTGAGCAGATTAATGTTTCAAGTGATTTTAACGAAGGTCCAGCTTCTCTAGCCAAGATGGTTGCAGTGCTTTGTGAACAGCGCTTGTTTCTGCCTTTACTAAGAGCATTTGAATTGTTCCTCCCTTCATGTTCCTTCCTGCCATTTATCCGGGCTCTTCAG gCATTTTCGCAAATGCGTCTGTCTGAAGCTTCAGCACATCTTGGTTCTTTTTCTGCCAGAATTAAGGAAGAGCCAAGTCATTTACAGACTAATATTGGAAGAGATGGGCAGATTGGAATGTCATGGATTAGTTCCACTGCAATAAAAGCTGCTGATGCTACCCTTTCAACTTGTCCATCTCCTTATGAAAAAAGGTGCTTACTGCAGCTTCTTGCTGCTGCTGACTTTGGAGATGGAGGCTTTGCAGCTGCTTGCTATCGACGACTTTATTGGAAAATAAATCTAGCAGAGCCTTCTTTGCGTAAAAATGATGGACTGCACCTTGGGAATGAAACTCTAGATGATGCTTCCCTCCTAACAGCGCTAGAAGAGAACATGCAGTGGGAGCAAGCACGCAACTGGGCAAGGCAGCTGGAGGCGAGTGGCGGACCTTGGAAATCTATTTTTCACCAAGTTACTGAAACTCAG GCTGAATCCATGGTAGACGAATGGAAAGAATTCCTTTGGGATGTCCCTGAAGAGAGAGTTGCTTTATGGGGTCACTGCCAGACTTTATTCATTAGATATTCCTATCCTGCTTTACAG GCAGGGTTGTTTTTCCTTAAGCATGCAGAAGCAGTGGAGAAAGATCTTCCAGCTAGAGAGCTTCATGAGATGTTGTTGCTTTCTCTTCAATGGTTAAGTGGGATGATAGCCCAGTCCAACCT AGTTTATCCTTTACATCTTCTGCGAGAAATTGAGACTAGAGTATGGCTTTTAGCCGTAGAATCTGAAGCTCAAGTGAAAAGTGAAGGAGAAATCAATTTAGCGGGTTCTAGCCAGAATCATCTCCCAGGGAATATTTCCAACATTATCGATCGAACTGCTAGCATAATAACAAAGATGGACAATCATATTAATTCAATGAAGAATAGAACTGTGGAGAAATATGATGCAAGGGATCCACTCCACAGAAACCATGCATTAGACTCCAGCTCTTCTGCTGTAGCAATTGGGAGTTCAAAGACAAAACGAAGGGCCAAAGGCTATGTGCCATCAAGGAGGCCATTGGTGGACCTAGTAGATAAAAGCCCTGAGCCAGAAGATGGTTCCAATCCTCCCAATCTTAGAAATGATGTCCAGTTGCAAGatgaaaacttaaaaattgaaatatctttTTCTAAGTGGGAGGAGAGGGTTGGGCCCAGAGAGCTTGAAAGGGCTGTTCTGTCCTTACTAGAGTTTGGACAAATATCGGCTGCCAAGCAACTCCAACAGAAGCTGTCACCTGGCCAGATGCCTTCTGAATTCATACTCGTGGATACTGCTCTGAAACTTGCTGCAATGTCCACTCCTACCAGTGAAATACCAATAGCAATACTTGATGAGGAACTTCTCTCTGTTATTCAGTCATATACACCAATTGATCAGCATCTCATCTACCCACTGCAG GTCTTGGAGAATTTAGCAACTGTTTTCACCGAAGGTAGTGGACGTGGGTTATGCAAGAGAATAATTGCAGTAGTCAAAGCTGCAAACGTCTTGGGTCTTTCATTTCCAGAGGCATTTGGCAAACAGCCAATTGAATTGCTACAGCTACTTTCTCTTAAAGCTCAGGAGTCTTTTGAGGAAGCACATCTCCTTGTGCAAACTCATGTTATGCCAGCTGCTAGTATCGCTCAAATTCTTGCAGAGTCCTTTCTAAAG GGTTTATTGGCTGCTCATCGTGGGGGATATATGGATTCTCAGAAAGAGGAAGGGCCAGCTCCTCTTTTGTGGAGATTTTCAGATTTCTTGAAGTGGGCTGAACTGTGTCCTTCTGAACCTGAAATTGGCCATGCATTAATGCGTTTAGTGATTACCGGACAAGAAATACCACTTGCCTGTGAG GTTGAGCTTCTTATTCTTTCACACCATTTCTACAAATCATCAGCATGCCTTGATGGGGTTGATGTTCTTGTAGCCCTTGCTGCAACCAGGGTTGAAGCTTATGTTTCCGAGGGTGATTTTGCATGTTTGGCTCGCTTGATAACTGGAGTCGGAAACTTCCATGCCCTTAATTTTATTCTTGGCATTCTCAtagaaaatggtcaattggaTCTACTTCTTCAGAAGTATTCCACTGCTGCAGATACAAATACTGGCACTGCTGAGGCTGTCAGAGGATTTCGAATGGCTGTTCTAACGTCTTTGAAGCATTTTAATCCTTATGACCTTGATGCATTTGCTATG GTTTATAATCATTTTGATATGAAGCATGAAACAGCTTCTCTGCTGGAGTCACGAGCAGAGCAAGCTTCCCTGCAGTGGTTTGAATGCTATGACAGAGACCAGAATGAAGATCTCCTGGAATCGATGCGCTATTTCATTGAAGCTGCTGAAGTTCACTCTTCAATTGATGCCGGCAACAAAACACGCAGGGCTTGTGCCCAGGCTTCTCTTGTCTCGCTTCAAATACGCATTCCGGATTCTAAATGGCTCAACCTATCTGAAACCAATGCTAGGCGAGCTCTAGTTGAGCAATCTCGATTCCAAGAGGCTCTTATTGTTGCAGAAGCCTATGGTCTTAATCAGCCGACAGAATGGGCCCTAGTCCTTTGGAATCAGATGCTCAATCCAGAACTCACAGAAGAGTTTGTGGCTGAATTTGTGGCTGTGCTTCCACTTCAGCCATCTATGCTTAGCGAACTGGCAAGATTCTACAGGGCCGAGGTAGCTGCCAGAGGTGATCAATCCCAATTCTCGGTTTGGCTCACTGGAGGAGGGTTACCAGCAGAATGGGCCAAATACCTTGGGAGATCATTTAGATGCTTGTTGAAGAGGACTAGGGATCTGCGGCTACGATTGCAACTGGCTACTTCAGCTACTGGGTTTGCTGATGTGGTGGATGCCTGCATGAAGGCCTTGGATCGGGTTCCTGATACTGCAGCACCACTTGTCTTGAGGAAAGGGCATGGTGGGGCTTATCTCCCACTAATGTGA